A stretch of the Filimonas lacunae genome encodes the following:
- a CDS encoding c-type cytochrome has translation MKKTWVLLPLLIIAGCIAVQSCSKSNEVDLSQSGGTDSTGTGGGGSSCDTANMQYAANVVPILKASCTSCHGSAGGISLGTYAQVKAQVDNGALIGSITHASGYVAMPYNRSKLSDCEINTIKAWIARGALNN, from the coding sequence ATGAAAAAGACATGGGTATTACTCCCCCTACTCATTATTGCCGGTTGCATTGCAGTGCAATCGTGTTCAAAGAGCAATGAAGTGGATTTAAGCCAGAGTGGTGGCACAGACAGCACCGGAACAGGCGGTGGTGGCAGTAGTTGTGATACGGCTAATATGCAGTATGCAGCCAACGTGGTGCCTATTTTAAAAGCCAGTTGTACTAGTTGCCATGGCAGTGCCGGTGGCATATCGCTGGGTACCTATGCACAGGTAAAGGCCCAGGTTGATAATGGTGCGTTAATAGGTTCTATCACACATGCTTCAGGCTATGTGGCTATGCCTTATAATCGCTCCAAGCTGAGTGACTGTGAGATCAATACTATAAAAGCATGGATAGCACGCGGTGCTTTAAATAACTAA
- a CDS encoding OB-fold protein produces MTRKKKLFFAGVFLCLAALAWGYYLYQKPRAGVTAEQSDSKLTADTLYSHYAVNEEKANQLYSNKVLEVTGVVAQVQNAAGAAAVLLAAKSEMGGGINCSLASDQKADDLKVGQKVCIKGRCTGYLMDVNLVDAVLVNEN; encoded by the coding sequence ATGACGCGAAAAAAGAAACTGTTTTTCGCAGGGGTATTCCTATGCCTGGCAGCGCTGGCGTGGGGGTATTACCTGTACCAGAAACCGAGGGCTGGTGTTACAGCCGAACAGTCGGATAGCAAGCTTACCGCCGACACTTTGTATAGTCATTATGCGGTAAACGAAGAAAAGGCTAATCAGCTGTACAGTAATAAAGTATTGGAAGTAACTGGTGTGGTGGCGCAGGTGCAAAATGCTGCCGGCGCTGCTGCAGTGCTGCTGGCCGCTAAAAGTGAAATGGGAGGTGGTATTAACTGCAGCCTTGCCAGTGATCAAAAGGCAGATGACCTGAAAGTAGGACAAAAGGTTTGTATAAAAGGACGTTGCACCGGCTACCTGATGGATGTGAACCTGGTAGATGCAGTATTGGTCAACGAGAACTAA
- a CDS encoding outer membrane beta-barrel protein, whose product MQLLDDDMDDLFRNAADNYPLKTGDTDWDTVMAKLHPEGNGPSFVEKGGAGKWYRVLWLLLLTPLCFVAHLPKFTFSHTPALAQQTTSRQVSTVTTLNEEKQENIPSPEKKSLQNIPPQATPEPEHAYQLKKERIPAGRKKMTGTDREQNYSLTTKEPARKVNKLLEIIERQHITADTATKADSLPTVNDMVSSRPDTAAKDNTTFATGDAGKDSAVVVKELKKEKKKGLYIGALVSPDISTVKGQQVNNVGYGFGVIVGYQFSKKLAVETGLLWDRKYYYSKGEYFNTKKLTYPNANIVDVDGWCRMFELPLNVRYFFKTGKKSSWYANLGVSSYLMNRESYDYAYLYNNQVHNANWKYDNATRNWLNIIHTGIGYERPMGVLGTLRIEPYLKASIGGVGVGSLPLTSFGINVGITRSVKF is encoded by the coding sequence ATGCAGCTCTTAGATGACGATATGGACGACCTGTTCCGCAATGCTGCCGATAATTATCCGCTAAAAACGGGTGATACCGACTGGGATACGGTAATGGCGAAGCTGCACCCGGAAGGGAACGGGCCTTCTTTTGTAGAAAAGGGAGGAGCCGGTAAATGGTATCGGGTACTATGGCTGCTGTTGTTAACTCCTTTGTGTTTTGTAGCGCATTTGCCTAAGTTCACTTTTTCTCATACACCGGCATTGGCACAACAAACTACCAGCCGGCAGGTTAGCACGGTTACTACTTTAAACGAAGAGAAACAGGAGAATATTCCATCTCCCGAAAAAAAATCTTTACAAAATATTCCTCCACAGGCAACCCCTGAGCCGGAACATGCGTATCAATTGAAAAAAGAGCGGATACCGGCAGGCAGGAAGAAAATGACGGGTACTGATAGAGAACAAAATTATTCTCTGACAACGAAAGAGCCGGCCAGGAAAGTAAATAAGCTCCTTGAAATCATTGAAAGGCAACACATCACTGCTGATACCGCTACAAAGGCAGACAGCCTGCCAACGGTTAATGACATGGTAAGTTCCCGGCCCGATACAGCTGCAAAAGACAACACGACTTTTGCAACAGGGGATGCTGGTAAAGATTCTGCTGTTGTTGTAAAGGAGTTGAAAAAAGAGAAAAAGAAGGGGTTATACATAGGAGCATTGGTGAGTCCTGACATAAGTACGGTAAAAGGACAACAGGTAAATAATGTGGGATATGGTTTTGGAGTAATAGTGGGCTATCAATTCTCAAAAAAACTGGCAGTTGAAACAGGGTTATTGTGGGACAGGAAATATTATTATTCCAAAGGTGAATATTTTAACACTAAGAAATTAACCTATCCCAACGCCAACATTGTAGATGTGGATGGCTGGTGCAGAATGTTTGAATTGCCTTTGAATGTGCGGTACTTTTTTAAAACAGGAAAGAAAAGCAGCTGGTATGCCAATCTGGGTGTGTCTTCTTACCTGATGAACCGCGAAAGCTATGATTATGCTTACCTGTATAATAACCAGGTACATAATGCCAATTGGAAATATGATAATGCAACCAGGAACTGGTTGAATATAATACATACCGGTATCGGATATGAGCGACCTATGGGAGTTTTAGGAACCCTGAGAATAGAGCCTTACCTCAAGGCTTCTATCGGGGGAGTGGGTGTAGGCAGTTTGCCTTTAACCAGTTTTGGTATAAACGTGGGTATTACACGGTCTGTTAAGTTTTAA